From Hymenobacter sedentarius, a single genomic window includes:
- a CDS encoding rhodanese-like domain-containing protein, whose amino-acid sequence MVLKRAGFAFLSLFALSACGQAGTGTPGGSNPNYDRLLQALYRNTVPTVKAAALVQELSRPAAPLLLDARTPAEFKVSHLRGARFVNYDSLARERFVGIDRKQPVVVYCSVGYRSERLGERLHALGFRSVRNLYGGLFEWVNEGYPVYNAQGLTRNVHPYSPLWSPWLKNGQKVYE is encoded by the coding sequence ATGGTCTTGAAACGCGCCGGTTTTGCCTTCTTAAGCTTGTTTGCGCTGAGCGCCTGCGGCCAGGCTGGCACGGGCACACCGGGCGGCAGCAATCCTAACTACGACCGCCTGCTGCAGGCCTTGTATCGCAACACCGTGCCCACCGTCAAAGCGGCGGCCCTGGTGCAGGAATTGAGCCGGCCCGCCGCGCCGCTGCTGCTCGATGCCCGCACCCCAGCCGAGTTTAAGGTGAGCCATTTGCGCGGCGCCCGGTTCGTGAATTACGATTCGCTGGCCAGGGAAAGGTTTGTGGGCATCGACCGCAAGCAACCTGTTGTGGTGTACTGCTCGGTGGGCTACCGCAGCGAGCGGCTGGGCGAGCGGCTGCACGCGCTGGGCTTCCGGAGCGTGCGCAATCTATACGGGGGCCTGTTTGAATGGGTGAACGAAGGCTACCCGGTGTACAACGCCCAGGGCCTCACCCGCAACGTGCACCCGTACTCGCCGCTGTGGAGCCCCTGGCTCAAAAACGGGCAAAAAGTATATGAGTAA
- a CDS encoding TIGR04282 family arsenosugar biosynthesis glycosyltransferase: MSKEPMDAVATPASAAHLLVFARVPALGQVKTRLAAGVGDFEALAIYHELLGITRAAIAEAGVPATVWLAGTAGPVPTAQEAQEWGQLTARSQQAGDLGQRMTAAFAAAFAAGAEKVAIIGTDCPGLRTEHLTEAFALLSQHDVVLGPATDGGYYLLALRQPQPELFQNKAWSTETVLADTVADAQRLGRRVALLPELHDVDTADDLATWRAAIVG, from the coding sequence ATGAGTAAAGAACCGATGGACGCCGTAGCTACTCCAGCCAGCGCGGCGCACTTGCTGGTATTTGCGCGCGTGCCAGCGCTGGGCCAGGTAAAAACCCGGCTCGCCGCCGGCGTGGGCGACTTCGAGGCCCTGGCCATTTACCATGAGCTGCTCGGCATCACCCGCGCGGCGATAGCGGAGGCGGGCGTGCCGGCTACGGTGTGGCTGGCCGGCACCGCCGGCCCGGTACCTACGGCGCAGGAGGCGCAGGAGTGGGGCCAACTAACTGCCCGCAGCCAGCAAGCCGGCGACCTGGGCCAGCGCATGACCGCGGCTTTCGCGGCAGCCTTTGCGGCGGGGGCGGAGAAGGTGGCCATCATCGGCACCGACTGCCCCGGCCTCCGGACCGAGCACCTCACCGAAGCCTTTGCCCTGCTGAGCCAGCACGACGTGGTGCTGGGCCCCGCCACCGATGGCGGGTATTACCTGCTGGCCCTGCGCCAGCCCCAGCCCGAGCTGTTTCAAAACAAAGCCTGGAGCACTGAAACGGTACTGGCCGATACCGTAGCCGATGCCCAACGCCTGGGCCGGCGCGTGGCGCTGCTGCCAGAGCTGCACGATGTAGACACGGCCGATGATTTGGCCACCTGGCGCGCGGCTATAGTAGGCTGA
- a CDS encoding heme NO-binding domain-containing protein, which produces MHGSIFALLKRYVQTQYDHSTWVKLVELSGLENTEFDHKTVYPDEHIYALVGHAAEMTGMSAGELHEKFGEYLVPDLMYMYQKLVQPGWRTLEMIEHTENTMHKQVRQEHVKNAPPVLNVTRLGPNELMIEYVSPRRMSGLAVGIVRGLAIYFDEADRIDVMPTTSEEGERVSIHVRRN; this is translated from the coding sequence ATGCATGGCTCTATTTTTGCGTTGTTAAAACGCTATGTACAAACCCAGTACGACCACAGCACCTGGGTAAAGCTGGTGGAGCTGTCCGGCCTCGAAAACACCGAGTTCGACCACAAAACGGTTTATCCCGACGAGCACATCTATGCCCTGGTGGGCCACGCGGCCGAGATGACGGGCATGTCGGCGGGCGAACTGCACGAGAAGTTCGGCGAGTACCTGGTGCCCGACCTCATGTACATGTACCAGAAACTGGTGCAGCCCGGCTGGCGCACCCTGGAAATGATTGAGCACACCGAAAATACCATGCACAAGCAGGTGCGCCAGGAGCACGTCAAAAACGCGCCGCCCGTGCTCAACGTCACCCGCCTGGGCCCCAACGAGCTGATGATTGAGTACGTCTCGCCGCGGCGCATGAGCGGGCTGGCCGTGGGCATCGTGCGGGGCCTGGCCATCTATTTCGACGAAGCCGACCGCATCGACGTGATGCCTACCACCAGCGAAGAAGGCGAACGGGTAAGCATCCACGTGCGCCGCAATTGA
- a CDS encoding glycosyltransferase 87 family protein: MATKLPSVSQVAALLLSGAAYGGLAYATPRAHFGQLVGLFAVALLAYVWLLRSKIPLRWGLAGALLFRLLWLPATPALSDDVHRFRWDGLLVANGANPFQFRPDEIIAEGARTAIPNKQRRDEALPQLQQLYRQINSPHYYSVYPPVCQLVFGAAARLFPVSEAGFAACLRAVVQAAEVGTAWLLLALLPALGMRPDRALRYLLHPLVIVEITGNLHFEGLVFFFLLLALWLLSRNRWAVSAVALGLGIATKLLPLLALPLLVRRLGWRRFLAYSAAVAGTLLLLFSPFISVELFVNISRSLNLYFRSFEFNASIYYLLRALGFWLTTYNEIAIIGPLLALTSGGVGLVLAWRERHLSLAALPQTLLLMLTAYYALATTVHPWYLTLPIGLAALSPFRFPLVWGGMAVLSYAAYRSSAYAENLWLVGLEYAVTYAVLAWELYQPAAEKQPEIPASKAA, translated from the coding sequence TTGGCCACCAAGCTTCCTTCGGTTTCGCAAGTTGCGGCGCTCCTGCTTTCGGGCGCGGCGTATGGTGGACTGGCCTATGCCACGCCACGGGCGCACTTTGGGCAGCTGGTGGGCCTGTTTGCCGTGGCATTGCTGGCCTATGTGTGGCTGCTGCGCAGCAAAATACCGCTGCGGTGGGGCCTGGCAGGCGCCTTGCTGTTCCGGCTGCTGTGGCTGCCGGCCACGCCCGCCCTGTCCGACGACGTGCACCGCTTTCGCTGGGATGGACTGCTGGTGGCCAATGGCGCCAATCCCTTCCAGTTTCGCCCCGACGAAATCATTGCCGAGGGCGCCCGCACGGCCATTCCTAACAAGCAACGCCGCGACGAGGCCCTGCCGCAGCTGCAGCAGCTCTACCGCCAGATAAACTCGCCCCACTACTACTCGGTGTACCCGCCCGTTTGCCAGCTTGTCTTTGGCGCAGCAGCCCGGCTGTTTCCGGTTTCCGAGGCGGGTTTTGCCGCCTGCCTGCGCGCCGTGGTCCAGGCAGCCGAGGTAGGCACGGCCTGGCTTCTGCTGGCCCTGCTGCCCGCCTTGGGAATGCGCCCGGACCGGGCACTCCGCTACCTGCTGCACCCCCTGGTGATTGTGGAAATCACGGGCAACCTGCACTTTGAGGGGCTGGTGTTCTTTTTCCTGCTCTTGGCACTGTGGCTGCTCAGCCGCAACCGTTGGGCTGTTTCGGCGGTGGCGCTGGGGCTGGGCATAGCTACCAAGCTCCTGCCCTTGCTGGCGTTGCCCCTGCTGGTTCGGCGGTTGGGCTGGCGGCGTTTTCTGGCGTATTCGGCGGCCGTGGCGGGCACGCTCCTGCTGCTTTTCAGCCCCTTTATTTCGGTTGAGCTGTTCGTCAACATCAGCCGGAGCCTCAACCTTTACTTCCGCAGTTTTGAGTTCAACGCGAGTATCTATTACCTGCTGCGCGCCTTGGGATTCTGGCTCACTACCTACAATGAAATTGCGATAATCGGGCCGTTGCTGGCGCTTACCAGCGGCGGCGTTGGGCTGGTGCTGGCGTGGCGCGAGCGGCACCTCAGCCTGGCCGCATTGCCCCAAACGCTGCTGCTCATGCTAACGGCCTACTACGCCCTGGCCACCACCGTGCACCCCTGGTACCTCACGCTGCCGATTGGGCTGGCGGCCTTGTCGCCGTTTCGCTTTCCGCTGGTGTGGGGCGGCATGGCCGTGCTCTCCTACGCCGCCTACCGCAGCAGCGCGTATGCCGAAAACCTCTGGCTCGTTGGGCTGGAATATGCCGTTACGTATGCCGTGTTGGCCTGGGAGCTTTACCAGCCCGCCGCTGAAAAGCAACCCGAAATCCCAGCTTCTAAAGCTGCTTAA
- a CDS encoding RNA polymerase sigma factor yields MSDTPLISLPPAAEAELVRRLQARDESAMTLFYERYSAALYGVIFRIVKAEDEAEDVLQEALVKIWHAFASYDSSKGRLFTWVLNICRNLSIDKIRSRQHRVGSRTQGLDDSLTAQRQAAPTTFRPEHIGLQEITQKLIPEQRQIIDLLYFEGFTQSEVAEELNLPLGTVKTRARTAIKVLSKLIR; encoded by the coding sequence GTGTCCGATACCCCCCTTATTTCCCTACCACCCGCCGCCGAGGCGGAACTCGTGCGACGGCTGCAGGCCCGCGACGAATCGGCCATGACGCTCTTTTACGAGCGGTATTCGGCGGCCCTCTACGGCGTCATCTTCCGCATTGTGAAAGCCGAAGACGAGGCCGAAGACGTGCTGCAGGAAGCCCTGGTGAAAATCTGGCACGCCTTTGCCAGCTACGACTCCAGCAAAGGCCGCCTCTTTACCTGGGTTCTTAATATATGTCGGAATCTGAGTATCGATAAAATCCGCTCACGTCAGCACCGCGTAGGTAGCCGCACTCAGGGACTGGACGATAGTCTGACGGCGCAGCGCCAAGCCGCACCCACGACCTTCCGCCCGGAGCACATAGGGCTGCAGGAAATCACGCAGAAATTGATTCCCGAACAGCGTCAGATTATCGACCTGCTCTATTTCGAGGGCTTTACGCAAAGTGAAGTGGCCGAGGAGCTCAACCTTCCGCTGGGAACGGTGAAAACCCGGGCCCGCACCGCCATCAAAGTCCTTAGCAAACTTATTCGCTGA
- a CDS encoding anti-sigma factor: MENIQDYIESGILEQYALGELSPAEQAAVEAQAARHPEIQAELQQVQEALGFYAEAHALTPPAGMRERVLGNVMAQIAKPSSTLRADVDAVAQANSVAYASTNQPVDSAPEAVVRPLSSAAPVAASSSRSTWAMAASVALILSLGANALLYSRWKDASSDLVALQNDQARFATTTTVVQKELGALRQENQVLRSDEFRAVALAGTKTAPTAHAKVLFNPATHKVFVDVKSLPALPAGKQYQLWALDKGQPVDAGVLTAATATGEGLQQMKDIASAQTFAMTVEPEGGSVSPTLSTMTVVGNI; this comes from the coding sequence GTGGAAAACATCCAAGACTATATAGAATCGGGCATCCTGGAGCAGTACGCTCTCGGAGAGCTTTCGCCCGCCGAACAAGCGGCCGTGGAAGCACAGGCGGCCCGCCACCCCGAAATCCAGGCCGAACTGCAACAGGTACAGGAGGCGTTGGGTTTTTATGCCGAAGCACACGCCCTCACGCCACCTGCCGGCATGCGCGAGCGGGTGCTGGGCAACGTAATGGCTCAGATTGCGAAGCCCAGCAGTACGCTGCGGGCCGATGTAGACGCCGTGGCCCAAGCCAATAGCGTCGCCTATGCTTCTACAAATCAACCCGTGGACTCGGCCCCAGAAGCGGTGGTGCGGCCCCTGTCCTCGGCTGCTCCGGTGGCTGCTAGTTCCTCGCGCTCCACTTGGGCCATGGCGGCCTCGGTGGCCCTTATCCTGAGCCTGGGCGCCAATGCGCTGCTATACAGCCGCTGGAAAGACGCTAGCTCCGACCTCGTGGCCCTGCAAAACGACCAGGCCCGCTTCGCCACCACGACCACTGTGGTGCAGAAAGAACTCGGCGCCCTGCGCCAGGAAAACCAAGTGTTGCGCAGCGACGAGTTCCGGGCCGTGGCCCTGGCCGGCACCAAAACTGCGCCCACGGCGCACGCCAAGGTGCTGTTTAACCCCGCGACCCATAAGGTCTTCGTCGACGTGAAAAGCCTGCCCGCCCTGCCCGCCGGCAAGCAGTACCAGCTCTGGGCCCTCGACAAAGGCCAGCCCGTGGATGCCGGCGTGCTCACCGCGGCCACGGCCACTGGCGAAGGCCTTCAGCAGATGAAAGACATTGCCAGCGCCCAGACCTTTGCCATGACGGTGGAGCCCGAAGGCGGCAGCGTAAGCCCAACCCTGAGCACCATGACCGTGGTGGGGAACATCTAA